The following coding sequences lie in one Arachis hypogaea cultivar Tifrunner chromosome 9, arahy.Tifrunner.gnm2.J5K5, whole genome shotgun sequence genomic window:
- the LOC140175062 gene encoding secreted RxLR effector protein 161-like has product MGDLKYFLGLEVARLKTGIALYQRKYVLDLLKETGFEGCKPATTPIDYGEKLSKTTGNCSLILLRQILDCATTEHLKAAHRMLCYIKGSPAASLFFSADSYLQLTGFSDSDWASCIDSYRSISTYCFYLEPSLVTWKSKKQLTVTTSSSEVEYRALALATREAQWLSYVLQDLDVPITKPINFNCNSNSAIYIPTNPMNIQNILKLIAI; this is encoded by the exons ATGGGAGATTTGAAGTACTTCCTTGGTCTAGAAGTGGCAAGACTCAAGACAGGAATTGCTTTGTACCAGAGGAAATATGTCCTTGATTTACTCAAGGAAACAGGGTTTGAAGGGTGCAAACCTGCCACCACTCCTATTGATTatggagaaaaactaagtaaaactaCTGGAAATTGCTCATTGATTCTG CTGAGACAAATTTTGGATTGCGCTACTACTGAGCATTTGAAGGCAGCACATAGAATGCTGTGTTATATAAAGGGTTCTCCTGCTGCAAGTCTCTTCTTCTCTGCAGATTCTTATTTACAACTTACTGGTTTCTCTGATTCTGATTGGGCTAGTTGCATTGACTCTTACAGATCCATCTCGACATATTGTTTTTATTTAGAACCATCATTGGTTACTTGGAAGAGTAAGAAACAACTAACAGTTacaacctcttcttcagaagtAGAGTATAGAGCTTTAGCTCTAGCCACCCGAGAAGCTCAATGGTTGAGTTATGTTCTTCAAGATCTTGATGTTCCAATCACAAAGCctattaattttaattgtaatagCAATTCAGCTATTTACATTCCCACTAATCCTATGAATATACAAAACATATTGAAGCTGATTGCCATATAA